One genomic window of Medicago truncatula cultivar Jemalong A17 chromosome 1, MtrunA17r5.0-ANR, whole genome shotgun sequence includes the following:
- the LOC25485211 gene encoding anaphase-promoting complex subunit 8 — MSSKESCRSELRIAIRQLSNRCLYSASKWAAEQLVGIEVQDPSKFTPSNTRFQRGSSSIRRKYRTHEITMTTPITGVSYIATPVMEEDEVVDGDFYLLAKSYFDCREYKRAAHVLRDQIGRKSLFLRSYALYLAGEKRKEEEMIELEGLGKSDAVNQELVSLERELSTLRKNGTIDPFCLYLYGLILKQKGNDNLARTVLVESVNSYPWNWNAWTELQSLSTSVDILNSLNVSSHWMKDFFLASLYQKLRMHNESLSKYEYLLGTFGFSNYIQAQIAKAQYSLKEFDQVEAIFEELLRIDPYRVEDMDMYSNVLYAKECFSGLSYLAHRVFMTDKYRPESCCIIGNYYSLKGQHEKSVLYFKRALKLDKNYLSAWTLMGHEFVEMKNTPAAVNAYRRAVEIDPCDYRALYGLGQAYEVMCMPLYALHYFKKAVFLHPNDSRLWIAMAQCYETDQLRKLDEAIKCYRRASNCDDGEAIALHNLAKLHSELGRTEEAAFYYRKDLERMESEEREGPNMIEALLYLAHYYKSTRRTEEAEVYCTRLLDYTGPERETAKSLLRGLRSTQSSFPPADVDHFPP, encoded by the exons ATGAGTTCGAAAGAAAGTTGCAGAAGCGAACTTCGCATCGCAATTCGTCAACTCAGCAATCGTTGTCTCTATTCCGCTTCCAAATG GGCGGCGGAGCAATTGGTAGGAATCGAAGTGCAAGATCCATCCAAATTCACGCCTTCGAATACGAGGTTTCAGCGTGGAAGTTCAAGTATTCGTCGGAAGTACCGTACTCATGAGATTACAATGACAACGCCGATTACAGGTGTTTCGTATATTGCTACTCCGGTTATGGAGGAAGATGAAGTTGTTGATGGTGATTTTTATCTTTTGGCGAAGTCTTATTTTGATTGCCGTGAGTATAAGAGAGCTGCTCATGTTCTTCGTGATCAAATTGGACGCAAATCGCTCTTCTTAAGATCTTATGCTCTCTATCTG GCAGGAGAAAAGCGAAAAGAGGAAGAGATGATAGAACTTGAGGGTCTGGGTAAAAGTGATGCTGTGAATCAGGAATTGGTTTCTTTAGAGAGGGAGTTGTCTACACTCCGCAAGAATGGAACAATTGATCCCTTTTGTTTGTACTTATATGGTCTTATACTGAAACAGAAAGGCAATGATAATTTGGCGCGTACAGTTCTTGTGGAATCTGTAAATAGCTACCCTTGGAACTGGAATGCCTGGACTGAGCTACAATCCTTATCCACTTCagttgatattttaaatagtCTTAATGTCAGTAGTCATTGGATGAAGGATTTTTTTCTTGCCAGTCTCTACCAAAAACTAAGGATGCATAATGAGTCTCTGtcaaaatatgaatatttactCGGAACTTTTGGTTTTAGTAATTACATCCAAGCTCAAATTGCTAAAGCCCAGTACAGTTTGAAAGAATTTGATCAAGTTGAAGCTATATTTGAAGAATTGCTGAGGATTGATCCTTACAGAGTGGAAGACATGGATATGTACTCCAATGTGCTTTATGCTAAGGAATGCTTTTCTGGTTTGAGTTACCTTGCCCATAGAGTATTCATGACTGATAAATACAGACCTGAATCTTGTTGTATTATTGGGAATTATTACAGTTTAAAGGGGCAACATGAAAAATCAGTTCTATATTTTAAGAGAGCCCTTAAACTGGACAAAAATTATCTCTCTGCTTGGACACTTATGGGTCATGAGTTTGTTGAGATGAAAAACACTCCCGCTGCTGTGAATGCCTATCGTCGGGCTGTTGAAATAGACCCATGTGATTATCGTGCTTTGTATGGACTAGGACAAGCTTATGAGGTGATGTGTATGCCTTTATACGCGCTTCATTACTTCAAAAAAGCTGTTTTCTTGCACCCAAATGATTCCCGACTGTGGATAGCAATGGCTCAATGCTATGAAACTGACCAGCTTCGCAAGCTCGATGAGGCAATAAAGTGTTACAGAAGGGCATCAAACTGTGATGATGGGGAAGCAATTGCTCTGCATAACCTTGCAAAGCTGCATTCAGAGTTGGGACGCACTGAAGAGGCAGCATTTTACTACAGAAAGGATTTAGAGAGGATGGAATCTGAAGAGAGGGAAGGACCTAACATGATTGAGGCTTTGCTCTATCTTGCTCATTATTACAAATCAACGAGAAGAACTGAAGAAGCAGAGGTTTATTGTACACGTCTTCTTGATTATACTGGTCCT GAGAGGGAGACTGCAAAAAGTTTACTTAGAGGACTGCGATCGACACAATCTAGTTTCCCTCCAGCGGATGTTGATCACTTTCCTCCATAA
- the LOC25485212 gene encoding CBL-interacting protein kinase 2 — protein sequence MEKNGKVLMNKYEFGKKLGQGNFAKVYHARDLRTGDNVAVKVIDKEKVLKVGMRVQIMREISIMRKVKHPNVLRLYEVLATKTKIYLVLEYAKGGDLSEKIDKVQINENQARKYFQQLISALDFCHNKGVYHRDLKPENLLLDENGVLKIADFGLGTFVESHRRNIMLQTLCGTPDYVAPEVVLRKGYYGEKADVWSSGLILFALLARGLPFYDLSERKMHRNIIHGKYNYPSWFSIDLKRLLTKILNPNLSARISTTKIMENPWFRKGLHLKTVKVERDVPDAAADFESDKSIELYENESVVVDPNQESVQPKYLNAFHILSLSARLDLSVLFERNDDEIEDIKFTSVSSASSIISTIEDIAHILKMKIVKNNGEMLKLERLQDLPKGPLTISAEIFEFAPSFFLVELKKSCGDALDYHKILNEHIRPALKDIVWIWHSEQHHNISKMVSST from the coding sequence ATGGAAAAAAATGGGAAAGTATTAATGAATAAGTATGAGTTTGGCAAAAAATTAGGCCAAGGAAACTTCGCAAAAGTTTACCATGCAAGGGACCTGAGAACTGGTGACAATGTTGCAGTAAAGGTTATTGACAAGGAAAAGGTTCTAAAAGTCGGAATGCGAGTCCAAATTATGCGAGAAATTTCGATTATGAGAAAAGTTAAACACCCTAATGTTTTGCGCCTTTACGAGGTTTTggccaccaaaacaaaaatttatttagtcTTAGAGTATGCCAAAGGTGGAGATCTTTCAGAAAAAATAGATAAGGTTCAAATCAATGAGAATCAAGcaagaaaatattttcaacaGTTGATCAGTGCTCTAGATTTTTGCCATAACAAGGGTGTATACCATCGAGATTTGAAGCCTGAAAACTTGCTTCTGGATGAGAATGGTGTCCTCAAAATAGCAGATTTCGGATTGGGTACGTTTGTAGAATCCCATCGCCGTAACATAATGTTGCAAACATTGTGTGGAACTCCAGATTATGTAGCTCCAGAGGTTGTTCTTAGAAAAGGTTATTATGGAGAGAAAGCTGATGTTTGGTCTAGTGGATTAATCTTATTTGCTCTTTTGGCAAGAGGGTTGCCTTTTTATGATTTGAGCGAAAGAAAAATGCATAGGAACATCATACACGGAAAATACAATTATCCGAGTTGGTTTTCAATTGACCTAAAAAGACTGTTAACCAAAATTCTTAATCCGAATCTGAGTGCTAGAATATCTACTACTAAAATAATGGAAAATCCTTGGTTTAGAAAAGGATTGCATTTGAAAACCGTTAAAGTCGAAAGAGATGTTCCAGATGCGGCTGCAGATTTTGAGTCTGATAAATCTATTGAGTTGTATGAAAATGAAAGTGTTGTTGTTGATCCAAATCAAGAATCGGTTCAACCGAAATATCTTAATGCTTTTCACATACTTTCTTTATCTGCAAGACTTGATTTGTCTGTCCTTTTTGAGAGGaatgatgatgaaattgaagaCATCAAGTTTACCTCCGTGAGCTCGGCCTCCTCTATCATATCAACAATAGAGGATATTGCACAcattttgaagatgaagatagtAAAGAATAATGGAGAGATGTTGAAGTTAGAGAGACTGCAGGATCTTCCAAAAGGGCCGCTTACCATTTCTGCTGAAATATTCGAGTTTGCTCCATCTTTCTTTTTGGTCGAGTTAAAGAAGTCGTGTGGTGATGCATTGGACTACCATAAGATATTGAATGAACACATAAGACCAGCTCTCAAAGATATTGTTTGGATTTGGCATAGTGAGCAACATCATAACATTAGCAAGATGGTGTCTAGTACATAA